In one Nostoc sp. KVJ3 genomic region, the following are encoded:
- a CDS encoding cupin domain-containing protein: MYVTRCVIPVIKSLKDYQVYRISPNDSNRLAIIFDSTNANTSLTCCIEIFDVGGQTLPHRHQGAVEMFFILKGEAIAMCDGKSANIKAGDSLLVPPTGTHLIKNTGSTRLYTLTVMVPNEDFSELIRSGIPSELDAEDMAVLGRVNAL; this comes from the coding sequence ATGTACGTTACTCGTTGTGTAATTCCGGTTATCAAATCTCTCAAAGATTACCAAGTATATCGCATCAGTCCCAACGACTCTAATCGATTAGCAATTATCTTCGATTCGACAAATGCTAATACTTCATTGACTTGCTGCATAGAAATTTTTGATGTTGGTGGACAAACACTGCCACATCGCCATCAGGGGGCGGTGGAAATGTTTTTCATCCTCAAAGGGGAAGCGATCGCGATGTGTGACGGTAAGAGTGCCAATATCAAAGCTGGGGATAGTTTATTAGTGCCTCCTACTGGTACTCATTTGATTAAAAACACTGGTTCTACTCGCTTGTACACATTGACTGTTATGGTTCCCAATGAAGACTTTTCAGAATTGATTCGCAGTGGGATTCCATCAGAGTTAGATGCCGAAGATATGGCAGTATTGGGGAGAGTGAATGCTTTATGA
- a CDS encoding cysteine hydrolase family protein, with amino-acid sequence MNLPFRTLGVAPNAWTVNDAIADITRPQKTPQPVILSTDTKTLRLDLAKTAILIVDMQNDFCHPDGWLAHIGVDVTPARQPIEPLNNLLPELRDVGVPVIWVNWGNRPDLLNISAASRHVYNPTGAGVGLGDPLPSNGARVLMAGSWAAAVVDELEQLPEDIRVDKYRMSGFWDTPLDSILRNLGKTTLFFAGVNADQCVLATLCDANFLGYDCVLIKDCSATTSPEYCWLATLYNVKQCFGFVTDSQEILTALQKSEE; translated from the coding sequence ATGAACTTGCCTTTTCGGACATTGGGAGTTGCACCAAATGCGTGGACAGTGAATGATGCGATCGCAGATATCACTCGTCCTCAAAAGACCCCACAACCCGTTATTTTATCAACAGATACTAAAACCCTGCGTCTAGACTTGGCAAAAACTGCTATCCTTATCGTTGATATGCAAAACGACTTCTGTCACCCTGATGGTTGGTTAGCGCATATCGGTGTAGACGTAACTCCGGCGCGTCAGCCTATTGAACCTTTAAACAACTTACTTCCCGAACTCCGTGATGTGGGTGTTCCAGTTATTTGGGTAAATTGGGGGAATCGTCCCGACTTGCTCAATATTAGTGCTGCTTCGCGTCATGTCTATAACCCCACAGGGGCAGGTGTAGGATTAGGCGATCCACTGCCAAGTAATGGTGCTAGAGTACTTATGGCAGGTAGTTGGGCCGCAGCAGTCGTAGACGAACTAGAACAACTCCCCGAAGACATTCGTGTGGACAAGTATCGGATGAGTGGATTTTGGGATACGCCATTAGATAGCATCTTGCGAAATCTGGGAAAGACAACATTATTTTTTGCTGGTGTGAATGCCGATCAATGTGTGCTAGCCACATTGTGCGATGCCAACTTTTTAGGATATGACTGCGTGTTAATTAAAGACTGTAGCGCCACTACTTCGCCTGAATATTGTTGGCTGGCAACATTGTACAACGTCAAACAGTGCTTTGGTTTTGTCACTGACTCCCAAGAGATTTTAACAGCGCTGCAAAAGAGTGAGGAGTGA
- a CDS encoding amidohydrolase, translating into MVNFTIVNVLITASDDYATVNVQVVDGAIAAIAPNLPVIGTPIDGKNKLLLPGFFNAHTHSSEMWQRGIMSILPLELWLAELYDFAPLYTEQVYLSALGTAVETLLSGGTSVVDHLVLIPGLELETIAIATRAYREVGIRAFIAPLIQDESLAAGIPSGKSAKTHEPYYRSTAATLEIIEEAVRQFHRPDEGVSILVAPTGIQLCTDALFTGCIELSDRYNLCRHSHLLETRAQQKLAQEKYSCTAVEHLKRIGFLSNRTTLAHCVWLNDDDIAILAETQSTVVHNPLSNLRLGSGIAPILKYRQAGVNVTFGCDGASSNDSQDLLEAIKIGSILHNVTDSDYQHWITPRQAVEMASLGGAKGLNIADKLGSLTVGKQADLVLYDLTNLSLLPRTDPIGLLVLGRPNNVVDSAWVNGKQIVADGKVTTINVDELRQELFNRSQWETKRKSDTVAQLELHYRTVMGL; encoded by the coding sequence ATGGTAAATTTCACTATTGTGAATGTTTTGATTACCGCCAGTGATGATTATGCAACGGTAAATGTACAGGTTGTAGATGGTGCAATCGCAGCCATTGCCCCCAATTTACCAGTAATCGGTACACCTATAGATGGTAAAAACAAGCTTTTACTACCTGGCTTTTTCAACGCTCACACCCATTCATCAGAGATGTGGCAGCGAGGAATCATGTCAATTTTGCCTTTAGAATTATGGTTGGCGGAACTGTATGATTTTGCGCCTCTCTACACTGAACAAGTTTATCTGAGTGCTTTGGGGACTGCGGTGGAAACCTTGCTATCCGGTGGGACGAGTGTAGTAGATCACCTAGTGTTAATTCCTGGACTTGAGTTAGAAACCATCGCTATTGCAACTCGCGCTTACAGAGAAGTTGGGATTCGCGCTTTTATCGCCCCCCTAATTCAAGATGAATCTCTCGCCGCAGGTATCCCATCTGGGAAATCTGCAAAAACTCATGAACCTTATTATCGCTCAACTGCGGCAACATTGGAAATCATCGAAGAGGCGGTGAGACAGTTTCACCGTCCAGATGAGGGTGTGAGTATTTTAGTTGCACCAACAGGGATACAATTATGTACTGATGCATTATTTACAGGATGTATCGAGTTAAGCGATCGCTATAATCTTTGTCGTCACTCCCATCTACTCGAAACTAGGGCACAGCAAAAACTCGCTCAAGAAAAGTACAGTTGTACTGCTGTGGAACATTTGAAAAGAATCGGGTTTTTGAGCAATCGCACAACACTTGCCCATTGCGTCTGGTTAAATGATGATGATATCGCCATCCTCGCTGAAACTCAATCTACAGTTGTTCATAATCCCTTAAGTAATCTGCGTTTAGGCAGTGGCATCGCCCCGATTTTAAAATATCGCCAAGCTGGAGTAAATGTAACTTTTGGTTGTGATGGTGCTTCGAGTAATGACTCTCAAGATTTGTTAGAAGCTATTAAAATTGGTTCTATATTGCACAACGTTACAGACTCAGATTATCAACACTGGATTACACCCCGACAAGCGGTCGAAATGGCATCTTTAGGAGGTGCAAAGGGATTGAATATTGCAGATAAACTTGGTTCTCTGACAGTAGGTAAACAAGCCGATTTGGTACTTTATGACCTTACCAATTTATCATTACTACCTCGTACAGATCCTATCGGTTTATTGGTTTTAGGTCGTCCTAATAATGTTGTAGATAGTGCTTGGGTAAATGGCAAACAAATTGTTGCTGATGGGAAAGTGACAACAATTAACGTTGATGAATTGCGGCAAGAATTATTTAATCGCAGTCAATGGGAGACAAAGCGTAAGTCCGATACTGTAGCACAATTAGAGCTTCATTATCGCACAGTTATGGGGTTGTGA
- a CDS encoding LysR family transcriptional regulator gives MNKIKLEDITLNHLKILKAVNDSGSFSKAAQKLGYSQALISKKVKQIEDYFGVILLNRSPGSICLTNKGKKLISQTLNVVETVENLQEEFQATFSAEGEDLILGATSLILEVWIKQYLQRFQLCFPGRNIKEIAVKDSRFFSNSQLLEMDLLLNSCAGYKEEHHCTRLKTHKMMLVSFGGSKYLNEHSLVQINDIDLTDVVLLDEVHQELSKNGFLMNKLSGVQVLHSYQDVLNYASKNQKLTILPDFCQGDIISQYQVLTLPIQDVNEYGIYLHVPRFSELLISAESLVRSFRLDQDNLESLPNINLILGSYSPKEQNILRIGIQRDSIGQFIAGYGTKYISDLQRASSLEQPIFKNIEINRDFELQILPFASGEQMNRQMKRGELDICILDDISLLNNGSQFFDDLSFGSKLIGIASYNLLGQDINIVLHKDSSINTVQDLKGKRISTLFGSNAHRFIITLFDLYDMDVTKDCKLVNEDPRKASKSLANKAIDAYVCCHTFASILEAYAFARKLPLSQTISLRIPSIRGIVCRSQFIKENPKIVVAYLHDLVVANYWFNSSPIKAADLLTKVIDVRTTQVNQFFNPVFGNRIDPTLKPQWSWLLKTLNRRLEGKYGISLFDVDFWIDDYFLRLVYNLLNLDYHFHQVSFASEFSSSYFVEEQFSRHIKVLGNIE, from the coding sequence ATGAATAAGATTAAACTTGAAGATATTACCCTAAATCACCTCAAAATTTTAAAAGCAGTAAATGACTCTGGTAGCTTCTCAAAAGCAGCACAAAAATTAGGTTATAGTCAAGCATTGATTAGTAAAAAAGTCAAACAAATAGAGGATTATTTCGGAGTAATTCTGCTAAATCGCTCTCCTGGCTCTATATGCTTGACTAACAAAGGCAAAAAATTGATTTCCCAGACACTTAATGTTGTAGAAACTGTAGAAAATCTGCAAGAAGAGTTTCAGGCAACATTTAGTGCTGAGGGTGAAGATTTGATATTGGGGGCTACTAGTTTAATTTTAGAAGTCTGGATAAAACAATATTTGCAGCGATTTCAGCTTTGTTTTCCCGGTAGAAATATTAAAGAGATTGCGGTTAAAGATAGCAGATTTTTTTCAAATTCTCAACTCCTAGAAATGGATCTTTTGCTCAATAGTTGCGCTGGATATAAGGAAGAACACCACTGTACTAGATTAAAAACTCATAAAATGATGTTGGTATCCTTTGGTGGAAGTAAATATCTCAATGAGCATAGCTTAGTTCAAATAAATGATATTGATCTGACTGATGTTGTGCTTTTAGATGAAGTTCATCAAGAACTATCTAAAAATGGATTTTTGATGAATAAATTAAGTGGCGTACAGGTATTGCATAGTTATCAAGATGTACTCAACTATGCTTCAAAAAACCAAAAGCTAACGATTTTACCTGACTTTTGTCAAGGTGACATTATATCTCAATATCAAGTTTTAACTCTTCCGATCCAAGATGTTAATGAATATGGTATTTATCTGCATGTTCCTCGCTTTAGTGAGTTGTTAATATCCGCAGAGAGTTTAGTGAGAAGTTTTAGGCTCGATCAAGACAACTTAGAAAGCTTGCCTAATATAAACCTAATTTTAGGTAGCTATTCTCCCAAAGAGCAAAATATTCTGAGAATAGGTATTCAGAGAGATTCCATAGGACAGTTTATTGCTGGTTATGGAACTAAATATATTTCTGATTTACAGAGAGCATCATCACTTGAACAACCTATTTTCAAAAATATTGAAATTAATCGGGATTTCGAGTTACAAATTCTGCCTTTTGCTTCTGGTGAACAAATGAACCGACAGATGAAGCGGGGAGAACTAGATATTTGTATTTTAGATGATATTTCTCTTTTAAATAATGGTAGTCAGTTCTTTGATGATTTAAGTTTCGGTTCTAAATTAATTGGGATTGCTTCGTATAATCTTTTAGGTCAAGATATAAATATTGTTCTGCATAAAGATTCTTCTATAAACACTGTCCAGGATCTCAAAGGTAAACGAATTTCTACCTTATTTGGTTCCAATGCTCATAGATTCATCATTACTCTTTTTGACCTCTATGATATGGATGTCACTAAAGATTGCAAATTAGTAAATGAAGATCCTCGGAAAGCAAGTAAGAGTTTAGCAAATAAAGCTATAGATGCTTACGTGTGTTGTCACACTTTTGCTTCAATTCTCGAAGCTTATGCTTTTGCGAGAAAGCTGCCTTTATCTCAAACAATTAGTTTAAGAATTCCATCAATTAGAGGAATTGTTTGTCGTTCGCAATTTATTAAAGAAAACCCTAAAATTGTAGTTGCTTATTTACACGATTTAGTAGTTGCTAACTATTGGTTTAATTCATCTCCAATTAAGGCAGCAGATTTACTTACTAAAGTGATTGATGTGAGAACAACCCAAGTAAATCAGTTTTTTAATCCTGTATTTGGGAACCGTATAGATCCGACCCTCAAACCTCAATGGTCTTGGTTACTAAAAACTTTAAATCGGAGGTTGGAAGGAAAATATGGTATTTCACTATTTGACGTAGATTTTTGGATAGATGATTATTTTTTAAGACTTGTCTATAATTTGCTGAATCTAGATTATCACTTTCATCAGGTTTCTTTTGCAAGCGAATTTTCTAGCAGCTATTTTGTCGAAGAACAGTTTAGCCGACATATAAAAGTTCTCGGAAACATTGAATAA
- a CDS encoding LLM class flavin-dependent oxidoreductase, with protein MPLQFGIWSPVCGGWLRVVNHEANLSTQDLVKLAVQADELGYDFYYIPEHYLNAVHGPNYNVSDAWITAALASLNTKNIKIVAAVQPGFKLPAVIAKLSANIQNQLSNGRFALSGIAGWWKLEVESYGDIWLPHSDRYARLEEYIDVIKGLWTVEDFNYVGKYYNITGGILPDKPTPTPPIFIAGESDRAIDLAARQGDYLFINADEPEKTAALVQKVKRLASDRYQRQIKVAMSAFAIVGEHTAQAEARLEAIYRSADEQQIKYFQEQIDPNVVAHNKLDISQTIEANLGLSAQLVGDRYTIINRLKEYEAVGVDLIVLKFESMLEDTIRFHKLVISQYGLVKVL; from the coding sequence ATGCCGCTTCAGTTTGGAATTTGGTCGCCGGTCTGTGGTGGATGGTTGCGGGTTGTCAACCATGAGGCTAATTTATCTACCCAAGATTTGGTAAAACTGGCAGTTCAGGCAGACGAGTTAGGTTATGACTTTTATTACATTCCTGAACATTACTTGAATGCAGTTCATGGGCCTAACTATAATGTTTCTGATGCTTGGATTACAGCCGCTTTAGCAAGTTTGAACACCAAAAATATCAAGATTGTTGCAGCCGTACAACCTGGTTTTAAATTGCCAGCAGTCATTGCCAAACTGAGTGCAAACATTCAAAATCAACTTAGTAACGGCAGATTTGCTCTGAGTGGTATTGCAGGTTGGTGGAAATTAGAAGTAGAAAGCTATGGAGATATCTGGCTACCCCACAGCGATCGCTATGCGCGATTAGAAGAGTACATTGATGTAATAAAGGGGCTGTGGACGGTTGAAGACTTTAATTATGTAGGCAAATATTACAATATTACGGGTGGTATTCTCCCAGATAAGCCTACACCAACACCACCGATTTTCATTGCTGGGGAATCAGATCGGGCGATTGACTTAGCGGCTCGTCAGGGAGATTATCTATTTATCAATGCTGATGAACCTGAAAAAACGGCAGCATTGGTGCAGAAGGTGAAAAGATTGGCTAGCGATCGCTACCAGCGCCAGATTAAAGTAGCAATGAGTGCATTTGCGATCGTTGGCGAACATACCGCCCAAGCCGAAGCCAGACTAGAAGCAATCTATCGTTCTGCCGATGAGCAGCAAATTAAGTATTTTCAAGAGCAAATCGATCCTAACGTCGTTGCCCACAACAAACTAGATATTAGTCAAACCATCGAAGCCAACCTCGGTTTATCTGCTCAACTCGTTGGCGATCGCTATACTATTATTAACCGCCTGAAAGAATACGAAGCTGTTGGCGTTGACTTAATAGTACTCAAATTTGAATCTATGTTGGAAGACACTATTCGCTTCCATAAGCTAGTCATCTCCCAATACGGTTTGGTTAAGGTTCTTTGA
- the sfnG gene encoding dimethylsulfone monooxygenase SfnG, with translation MVDIKFAYWIPNVSGGLVVSKIPQRTDWTYEYNAQLAQTAEEVGFEYALAQARFIASYGAEYQLEALTTVSALAPVTKKLKLIAAVHPGLWHPGVVAKIGASIDFLSNGRFALNVVSGWFKDEFTIYGEHWLDHDERYRRSEEFIRVLKGLWTEDEFHFKGDFYRINGGWVKPRPINQNPHPEIFQGGNSKAARRMAGRVSDWYFMNGNTIEGVQEQIAEVSALARDEGRTIKFGLNSFIIVRDTEAEAHEVLRDIIAQADVEAVKGFGEAVKQAGSSTRERQGMWANSNFEDLVQYNDGFRSGLIGTAEQVAEKIRQFHEVGVDLILGGFLHYSDDLPAFGKTVIPIVRELKANRRPADELVGV, from the coding sequence ATGGTAGATATTAAGTTCGCATACTGGATTCCCAACGTTAGCGGCGGGTTAGTTGTTAGTAAAATTCCCCAACGCACAGATTGGACTTACGAATATAATGCTCAACTAGCTCAGACAGCTGAAGAAGTTGGCTTTGAATATGCACTAGCACAAGCCAGATTTATCGCCAGCTATGGCGCTGAGTACCAGTTAGAGGCATTAACAACCGTATCCGCCTTGGCTCCTGTCACCAAGAAATTGAAGCTAATTGCAGCAGTTCACCCTGGATTGTGGCATCCGGGAGTAGTTGCCAAAATCGGTGCCAGCATTGATTTTCTCTCTAACGGTCGCTTTGCTCTGAATGTAGTTAGCGGCTGGTTCAAAGATGAATTCACTATATATGGTGAACATTGGTTAGACCATGACGAACGCTATCGTCGTTCAGAAGAATTTATCCGCGTTCTCAAGGGTTTGTGGACTGAGGATGAGTTTCACTTTAAAGGCGACTTTTACCGCATTAACGGCGGTTGGGTGAAGCCTAGACCAATTAATCAGAATCCACACCCAGAGATATTTCAAGGTGGTAACTCTAAAGCAGCGCGGCGCATGGCTGGCCGCGTTTCTGATTGGTATTTCATGAATGGTAACACCATAGAAGGTGTGCAAGAACAGATTGCAGAAGTGTCTGCATTAGCTCGTGATGAAGGACGCACAATTAAGTTTGGTTTGAATTCCTTTATCATCGTGCGAGATACGGAAGCAGAAGCCCATGAAGTATTGCGCGATATTATTGCCCAAGCCGATGTAGAGGCCGTGAAAGGATTTGGTGAAGCAGTGAAACAAGCGGGATCTTCTACTCGCGAACGTCAGGGAATGTGGGCAAATTCCAACTTTGAAGACTTAGTGCAGTATAACGATGGCTTCCGTTCTGGCTTGATTGGTACGGCTGAACAAGTCGCTGAAAAGATTCGCCAGTTCCATGAAGTCGGAGTTGATTTAATTCTCGGTGGCTTCTTGCACTACTCGGATGATTTACCTGCATTTGGTAAGACAGTAATTCCGATTGTGCGCGAACTTAAAGCTAATCGTCGGCCAGCTGATGAGTTGGTTGGGGTGTAG